The following are from one region of the Mesorhizobium sp. B4-1-4 genome:
- a CDS encoding class II histone deacetylase, whose protein sequence is MATGYVFHEQLMWHDTGSSADMMPPGRFVEPGRHLESPGSKRRLNNLIQVSGLSRHLVPIIPEPVSVDDLLRVHTQRHVADIRMLSERGSGFAGPQAPIGLNSFDIALLSAGTTYAATRAVLTGRVDNAYALARPPGHHAEPDQAMGNCLFSNIGVSVRRLQHEGLLGRAAIVDWDVHHGNGTETVFYSDPSVLTISLHQDNLYPTGRGALADTGKGEGEGYNINIPLPAGSGIGAYEAAFDRVVAPALRAYKPDLVIVASGFDASGFDPLGRMMLNSECFRRLAARMVALAAEVSNGRLMMTHEGGYSEGYVPFCGHAVIETLANHRTEVVDPLSDHIDEWAGQELQPHQADVIDAAEGLVAGLRQRLAGAA, encoded by the coding sequence ATGGCGACAGGTTACGTTTTTCACGAACAGCTGATGTGGCACGACACCGGCTCCAGCGCCGACATGATGCCTCCCGGCCGTTTCGTGGAGCCTGGCCGACATCTGGAATCGCCCGGGTCGAAGCGCCGGCTCAATAACCTCATCCAGGTCAGCGGCCTGTCGCGTCATCTGGTGCCGATCATTCCCGAGCCGGTCTCGGTCGACGATCTGCTGCGCGTACACACACAGCGCCACGTCGCCGACATCAGGATGCTCAGCGAGCGCGGATCGGGCTTTGCCGGGCCGCAGGCGCCGATCGGCCTCAACAGTTTCGACATCGCGCTACTCTCCGCAGGGACCACCTATGCCGCGACGCGCGCGGTGCTGACCGGCCGCGTCGACAATGCTTACGCGCTGGCGCGCCCGCCGGGGCATCACGCGGAGCCGGACCAGGCAATGGGCAACTGCCTGTTCTCCAACATCGGCGTGTCGGTGCGCCGGCTGCAGCATGAGGGCCTGCTCGGCCGCGCGGCGATAGTCGACTGGGATGTGCATCATGGCAACGGCACCGAGACGGTGTTCTATTCCGATCCGTCGGTGCTGACGATTTCCCTGCACCAGGACAATCTCTATCCGACCGGACGCGGCGCGCTGGCCGACACTGGCAAGGGCGAAGGCGAAGGCTACAACATCAACATCCCCCTGCCGGCCGGCAGCGGGATCGGCGCCTATGAGGCGGCCTTCGACCGCGTCGTCGCTCCGGCGCTGCGCGCCTATAAGCCGGACCTTGTCATCGTCGCTTCCGGCTTCGACGCCTCGGGCTTCGACCCGCTCGGCCGCATGATGCTGAACAGCGAATGCTTCCGGCGCCTCGCGGCGCGCATGGTGGCGCTGGCCGCCGAAGTTTCGAACGGGCGGCTGATGATGACCCATGAAGGCGGCTATTCGGAAGGCTATGTGCCGTTCTGCGGCCATGCCGTCATCGAGACGCTGGCCAATCACCGCACCGAAGTGGTCGACCCGCTGTCGGACCATATCGACGAATGGGCCGGGCAGGAGTTGCAGCCGCATCAGGCTGATGTGATCGATGCCGCCGAAGGCTTGGTCGCCGGCTTGCGCCAACGCCTCGCCGGCGCGGCCTGA
- a CDS encoding LuxR C-terminal-related transcriptional regulator encodes MRPSSRPASQASPHHRRWVQRETILSKLERHVDTRIVLFAAPAGFGKSTTMTQWAAEVARHGRLTAWLSCEATDNDEGAFLSHLVGALRHLVQSPAELDLAFQSSPIPQLDVVLAALVAGLAARDADITLFFDDYHAIEAPAVKRFMERLTRQAPANVVFVIGSRNLPDLQLGKLRVLGDVFEIGPDDLRFASSEAEAFFNDKLGLSVSSGTVETLCSRTEGWAAGLQLASLSLSAAHAPETVIGNFTGANRNVADFLMGEVFLELPPALAKFLLHSSIFERFSAEACRAVMRAADAEADIAEIETRNLFLVPLDEERRWFRYHHLFHDFLSSEMERREPEMIAPLHLAASEWFGERKMLTEAIGHALAAGDQARAAVFVENNALELIAQCQLLYVRQLLALLPRKLVDQRIRLQLVVLWLAVHSSQPEIAQQTLSNARKLVETGPSDSNDPGTLTGTTIEAELAVLTAAVHSTLEQFEDAHDTALTARRVIAPDAWFMEGATANVIGYNLYALGDLEGACAAVDAARKAHERSGSLLGVTIANCYMAVIERSAGRLPAAERLLRNAIIEARTRIGANSYAEALAGTLLAELAYETNASGEALTLVENLGPLIEGAAVIVYPLASVPTYARVLQLTGRGDVALDMLERVYQRVRGSVYRRLASILVHDRVRLLIDQNRTVEARALLDEHRRDRSETFPSVANEFEYFAEGRLLTAEKSYAAAAAIFDDLLERTKSSGRMRRHILALILRARSAGHDPREADRRLLEALRLARPSGFIRSFVDEGRPVLESLMRLRAAQAKTDPSLSAYATRIIDAAQTMPVATRKPAAPVAEKEQLTQRESELLRCLSEGMSNRDIAVALSVSETTVKWHLKNIFGKLSVSNRVQAVRAAQAAANFRPPPKGGA; translated from the coding sequence ATGAGACCGTCTTCGCGACCAGCCAGCCAGGCATCGCCCCACCATCGCCGGTGGGTACAGCGCGAGACCATCCTGTCGAAGCTGGAGCGGCATGTCGACACGCGCATCGTGCTGTTTGCCGCGCCCGCCGGCTTCGGCAAGTCGACGACGATGACGCAGTGGGCGGCGGAAGTCGCGCGCCACGGCCGGTTGACCGCATGGCTGTCCTGCGAGGCGACGGACAATGACGAAGGGGCCTTCCTGTCGCATCTGGTGGGTGCGTTGCGCCATCTCGTCCAGAGCCCGGCCGAGCTCGACCTCGCCTTCCAGTCGAGCCCGATCCCGCAGCTCGATGTCGTGCTCGCGGCGCTTGTGGCGGGTCTTGCTGCGCGTGACGCTGACATCACCCTTTTCTTCGACGACTACCACGCCATCGAAGCGCCGGCGGTGAAGCGGTTCATGGAGCGGCTGACGCGGCAGGCGCCCGCCAACGTCGTCTTCGTCATCGGTTCGCGCAACCTGCCCGACCTGCAGCTCGGCAAGCTCAGGGTTCTTGGCGACGTTTTCGAAATCGGCCCCGACGATCTGCGCTTCGCCTCGTCCGAAGCCGAAGCGTTCTTCAATGACAAGCTCGGCCTCAGCGTCAGCAGCGGCACGGTGGAGACCCTGTGCTCACGGACCGAAGGCTGGGCCGCCGGCCTGCAACTTGCCTCGCTGTCGCTCAGCGCCGCGCATGCTCCCGAAACCGTCATCGGCAACTTCACCGGCGCCAACCGCAACGTCGCCGACTTCCTGATGGGCGAAGTGTTCCTGGAGCTGCCGCCGGCCTTGGCCAAGTTCCTGCTCCACAGTTCGATCTTCGAGCGCTTCAGCGCCGAGGCGTGCCGGGCTGTGATGCGCGCGGCGGACGCCGAGGCTGATATCGCCGAGATCGAGACCCGCAACCTGTTCCTGGTGCCGCTCGACGAAGAGCGGCGCTGGTTCCGCTATCATCACCTCTTCCACGATTTCCTCAGCAGCGAGATGGAGCGGCGCGAACCGGAGATGATCGCGCCGCTGCACCTTGCGGCTTCGGAATGGTTCGGCGAACGCAAGATGCTGACCGAGGCCATCGGCCATGCGCTTGCCGCCGGCGACCAGGCCCGCGCGGCGGTGTTCGTCGAAAACAACGCGCTCGAGCTCATCGCCCAATGCCAGCTGCTTTACGTGCGCCAGTTGCTAGCGTTGCTGCCCAGGAAACTGGTCGACCAGCGCATCCGGCTGCAACTCGTCGTGCTGTGGTTGGCGGTGCACAGCAGCCAGCCCGAGATCGCCCAGCAGACGCTTAGCAATGCGCGCAAGCTTGTCGAGACCGGGCCAAGCGATAGCAACGATCCGGGCACGCTGACCGGCACCACGATCGAAGCCGAGCTCGCCGTCCTCACCGCCGCCGTCCACAGCACGCTGGAACAGTTCGAGGACGCTCACGACACCGCGCTGACCGCCCGGCGCGTCATTGCGCCCGACGCGTGGTTCATGGAAGGGGCGACCGCCAATGTCATCGGCTACAATCTCTATGCGCTCGGCGACCTCGAAGGAGCATGCGCGGCGGTTGACGCGGCGCGCAAGGCGCACGAGCGAAGCGGCAGCCTGCTCGGCGTCACCATCGCCAATTGCTACATGGCCGTCATCGAGCGCTCGGCAGGCCGCTTGCCCGCCGCCGAACGGCTGCTGCGCAATGCGATCATCGAGGCCAGAACGCGGATCGGCGCGAACTCCTATGCCGAGGCGCTCGCCGGAACGCTGCTTGCCGAACTTGCCTACGAGACCAACGCGTCCGGCGAGGCACTGACGCTGGTCGAGAATCTCGGGCCGTTGATCGAGGGCGCGGCGGTCATCGTCTATCCCCTGGCCAGCGTGCCGACCTATGCCCGCGTGCTGCAGCTGACCGGTCGGGGCGACGTCGCGCTGGACATGCTGGAGCGCGTCTACCAGCGCGTGCGCGGCTCCGTCTACCGCCGCCTCGCTTCAATTCTGGTGCATGATCGCGTCCGGCTGCTGATCGATCAGAACCGCACCGTGGAAGCGCGCGCCCTGCTCGACGAACATCGCCGCGATCGGAGCGAGACCTTCCCAAGCGTTGCCAACGAGTTCGAATACTTCGCCGAAGGCAGGCTGCTGACGGCGGAGAAATCCTATGCCGCAGCTGCGGCGATTTTCGACGATCTGCTGGAGCGAACGAAAAGCAGCGGGCGCATGCGCCGCCACATACTGGCGCTGATCCTGCGCGCCAGGAGCGCCGGCCATGACCCGCGCGAGGCCGATCGCCGTCTCCTCGAAGCGTTGCGTCTTGCGCGGCCCTCCGGCTTCATCCGCTCCTTCGTCGACGAGGGTAGGCCTGTCCTCGAAAGTTTGATGCGGCTGCGGGCAGCTCAGGCGAAGACCGATCCGTCGCTGTCAGCCTATGCGACGCGCATCATCGATGCCGCGCAGACAATGCCGGTGGCAACGCGCAAGCCAGCCGCGCCGGTTGCAGAGAAGGAACAGCTCACTCAGCGCGAGTCCGAGCTGCTGCGCTGCCTGTCGGAAGGCATGTCCAACCGCGATATCGCGGTCGCACTGTCGGTGAGCGAGACGACGGTCAAATGGCACTTGAAGAACATTTTCGGCAAACTCTCGGTGTCGAACCGCGTCCAGGCCGTGCGCGCCGCGCAAGCCGCCGCAAACTTCCGACCCCCTCCGAAAGGAGGGGCATAG
- a CDS encoding GNAT family N-acetyltransferase, with protein MLVTEGTLPDEVTDLASGYRRVPAGKIVNAVTWMEARAPVPGLARPLAMTRITKPDTASYRATFLEIGAPWLWDRAAEMSDAEIATHFSDPRQHIYYAHDESSAHVGMVELRVAENSEIEITYFGLLPSLTGRGLGKRLMAGALGQAWSLGPSRIWLHTSSIDHHSVIGFYRACGFEPYAAGFEITDDPRIKGTLPRDCAPQIPLIETEWMPGVR; from the coding sequence ATGCTGGTCACCGAGGGCACATTGCCGGATGAAGTCACCGATCTCGCGTCCGGTTACCGGCGTGTACCGGCCGGCAAGATCGTCAATGCGGTGACGTGGATGGAGGCGCGCGCGCCAGTGCCGGGTCTCGCCCGACCGCTGGCAATGACCCGTATCACAAAGCCCGACACTGCCTCCTACCGCGCGACCTTCCTCGAGATCGGCGCTCCCTGGCTTTGGGATCGCGCCGCCGAAATGTCGGATGCCGAAATCGCCACGCATTTTTCCGACCCTCGCCAGCATATCTACTACGCTCACGATGAGAGCAGCGCACATGTCGGCATGGTCGAGTTGCGAGTGGCCGAAAACAGCGAGATCGAGATCACCTATTTCGGCCTGCTCCCTTCCTTGACCGGCCGAGGCCTCGGCAAGCGGCTGATGGCCGGCGCGCTCGGTCAGGCATGGAGCCTCGGCCCAAGCCGTATCTGGCTGCACACCAGCAGCATCGATCATCACAGCGTCATCGGTTTCTACAGGGCTTGCGGATTTGAACCGTATGCGGCGGGTTTCGAAATCACCGACGATCCCCGGATCAAGGGAACCTTGCCACGCGATTGCGCGCCGCAAATCCCGCTGATCGAAACGGAATGGATGCCCGGCGTCAGATGA